Proteins co-encoded in one Vibrio aquimaris genomic window:
- the rsd gene encoding sigma D regulator yields MVMLNKFKQTQEQWGGSSDLIDHWLETRQSLIVEYCKLASLQPTSVKTTLSSLPTADELQVFCQHLVDYISEGHFKIYDMVMDKWRSTGFEATEEINATYGRIVLTTDPLLNFTDKYAAVKDDEPLESFDSDLSLIGEILEVRFEVEDQLIQLIADSLAVPPGA; encoded by the coding sequence ATGGTCATGCTGAATAAATTCAAACAAACACAAGAACAATGGGGCGGCTCAAGTGATCTGATTGATCACTGGCTAGAAACTAGGCAATCGCTTATCGTAGAATATTGTAAGCTTGCATCACTTCAACCCACTTCTGTAAAAACCACACTTTCTTCACTCCCTACCGCTGATGAGCTACAAGTTTTCTGCCAACATCTCGTCGATTATATCTCTGAAGGGCATTTCAAAATTTATGATATGGTGATGGATAAATGGCGTTCAACTGGCTTTGAAGCAACAGAGGAAATCAATGCAACCTACGGGCGCATTGTTCTTACTACCGATCCACTGCTCAACTTTACCGACAAATACGCTGCGGTTAAAGATGATGAACCTCTCGAGTCTTTTGATAGTGATTTATCGCTAATTGGAGAGATATTGGAAGTCCGTTTTGAAGTAGAGGACCAGCTAATCCAGTTAATTGCGGACAGTCTGGCTGTACCTCCTGGCGCATAA
- the rpoC gene encoding DNA-directed RNA polymerase subunit beta' has product MKDLLNFLKAQHKTEEFDAIKIGLSSPDMIRSWSFGEVKKPETINYRTFKPERDGLFCARIFGPVKDYECLCGKYKRLKHRGVICEKCGVEVTQTKVRRDRMGHIELASPVAHIWFLKSLPSRIGLLMDIPLRDIERVLYFEMYVVTEPGMTDLEKSQMLTEEEYLDRLEEWGDEFTAKMGAEAIKDLLASMDLPAEIEEMREELQSTNSETKRKKITKRLKLVEAFVQSGNNPEWMILTVLPVLPPDLRPLVPLDGGRFATSDLNDLYRRVINRNNRLKRLLELAAPDIIVRNEKRMLQESVDALLDNGRRGRAITGSNKRPLKSLADMIKGKQGRFRQNLLGKRVDYSGRSVITVGPYLRLHQCGLPKKMALELFKPFIYSKLETRGLATTIKAAKKMVEREEAVVWDILDEVIREHPVLLNRAPTLHRLGIQAFEPVLIEGKAIQLHPLVCAAYNADFDGDQMAVHVPLTLEAQLEARTLMMSTNNILSPASGDPIIVPSQDVVLGLYYMTREKINVKGEGMYLASPAEAEKAYRTKSAELHARVKVRITETVKDEDGNSTTETKLVDTTIGRAMLWQIVPAGLPFSIVNQKLGKKQISHLLNEAYRKLGLKDTVIFADQIMYTGFAYAALSGVSVGIDDMVVPDAKYTEIEEAEAEVREIQEQYQSGLVTAGERYNKVIDIWASTNDRVAKLMMENLSSETVVNREGEGEQQESFNSIYMMADSGARGSAAQIRQLAGMRGLMARPDGSIIETPITANFKEGLNVLQYFISTHGARKGLADTALKTANSGYLTRRLVDVAQDVVVHEHDCGTHEGIDMMPHIEGGDVKVALSELALGRVVAEDVLKPGTEDVLIPRNTLIDEKWCQIMEDNSVDKIRVRSVVTCDADFGCCSQCYGRDLARGHLVNQGEAVGVIAAQSIGEPGTQLTMRTFHIGGAASTAAAENSIQVKTTGTVKLHNAKFVTNKQGKLVITSRASELTIIDEFGRTKEKHKLPYGSLLSKGDNEGVEAGETVANWEAHTMPIITEVAGRIQFVDMIDGVTVSRQTDDLTGLSSSEVTEAAARPAAGKDMRPAIKLIDAAGKDVMIPGTDMPAHYFLPGKAIVNIEDGAEVGVGDTLARIPQKSGGNRDITGGLPRVADLFEARKPKEPAILAEHTGTVSFGKETKGKRRLVITREGGDTYEEMIPKHRQLNVFEGEKVERGDVIADGPESPHDILRLRGIHAVTQYIANEVQEVYRLQGVKINDKHIETIVRQMLRKCTITFAGDSEFLAGEQVEYANVKIANRQLEAEGKEPARFERELLGITKASLATESFISAASFQETTRVLTEAAVSGKRDELRGLKENVIVGRLIPAGTGFAYHQDRQAKRVEEQEGPSVEQATDNLAALLNAGFSVDE; this is encoded by the coding sequence GTGAAAGACTTATTAAACTTTCTAAAAGCACAGCATAAGACCGAAGAATTTGATGCAATCAAAATCGGTCTATCTTCACCAGACATGATTCGTTCATGGTCTTTTGGTGAAGTTAAAAAACCTGAAACGATCAACTATCGTACGTTCAAACCTGAACGCGATGGTCTGTTCTGTGCGCGTATTTTTGGTCCAGTTAAAGATTATGAATGTCTTTGTGGCAAATATAAGCGTCTGAAACACCGTGGTGTTATCTGTGAGAAGTGTGGCGTTGAAGTTACACAAACTAAAGTTCGTCGTGACCGTATGGGCCACATTGAACTTGCTTCACCAGTTGCTCACATCTGGTTCCTAAAATCATTGCCGTCTCGTATCGGTCTACTTATGGATATCCCTCTACGTGATATCGAACGTGTTCTTTACTTCGAAATGTACGTGGTAACAGAGCCTGGTATGACTGATCTAGAAAAATCTCAGATGCTTACCGAAGAAGAGTATCTAGATCGTCTAGAAGAGTGGGGTGATGAATTCACGGCTAAGATGGGTGCTGAAGCGATCAAAGACCTACTTGCGTCTATGGATCTTCCGGCCGAAATTGAAGAAATGCGTGAAGAGCTTCAGTCTACTAATTCAGAGACTAAGCGCAAGAAAATCACTAAACGCTTGAAGCTAGTTGAAGCATTCGTTCAATCGGGCAACAACCCAGAGTGGATGATCTTAACTGTACTTCCGGTACTTCCGCCAGATCTACGCCCTCTAGTTCCACTAGATGGTGGTCGTTTTGCGACTTCAGATCTGAACGATCTATACCGTCGCGTGATCAACCGTAACAACCGTTTGAAGCGTCTACTAGAGCTTGCTGCTCCGGACATTATCGTACGTAACGAAAAGCGTATGCTACAAGAGTCTGTTGATGCACTTCTAGATAACGGTCGCCGCGGTCGTGCGATTACAGGTTCGAACAAGCGTCCTCTAAAATCTCTTGCTGATATGATCAAGGGTAAACAAGGTCGTTTCCGTCAGAACCTTTTAGGTAAACGTGTAGACTACTCTGGCCGTTCTGTAATCACAGTAGGTCCATACCTTCGTCTGCATCAGTGTGGTCTTCCTAAGAAGATGGCACTTGAGCTATTCAAACCATTTATCTACAGCAAACTTGAGACTCGTGGTTTAGCGACGACGATCAAAGCTGCGAAGAAGATGGTAGAGCGTGAAGAAGCGGTTGTATGGGATATTCTCGATGAAGTGATTCGTGAACATCCAGTACTACTGAACCGTGCACCGACACTTCACCGTCTAGGTATTCAGGCGTTCGAACCAGTACTTATCGAAGGTAAAGCGATTCAGCTGCACCCACTTGTTTGTGCGGCGTACAACGCGGACTTCGATGGTGACCAAATGGCGGTTCACGTTCCTCTAACTCTAGAGGCGCAGCTTGAAGCTCGTACTTTGATGATGTCGACAAACAACATTCTGTCGCCAGCATCAGGTGATCCTATCATCGTACCTTCACAGGACGTTGTTTTGGGTCTGTACTACATGACGCGTGAGAAGATTAACGTTAAAGGCGAAGGTATGTACCTTGCTAGCCCAGCAGAAGCTGAGAAAGCATACCGTACTAAGTCTGCAGAGCTGCATGCTCGCGTTAAAGTCCGTATCACTGAGACTGTTAAAGATGAAGACGGCAACAGCACTACTGAGACTAAGCTAGTTGATACAACTATTGGTCGCGCAATGCTGTGGCAAATTGTGCCTGCTGGTCTTCCGTTTAGCATCGTTAACCAAAAGTTAGGTAAGAAGCAAATCTCTCACCTATTGAACGAGGCTTACCGTAAACTAGGTCTGAAAGACACAGTTATCTTTGCTGACCAAATCATGTATACCGGTTTTGCATACGCAGCGCTTTCAGGTGTGTCTGTTGGTATCGACGACATGGTTGTACCAGATGCGAAATACACTGAAATCGAAGAAGCGGAAGCAGAAGTTCGCGAAATTCAGGAACAGTACCAATCTGGTCTTGTTACCGCGGGTGAGCGCTACAACAAAGTTATCGATATTTGGGCATCGACCAATGATCGCGTTGCAAAACTGATGATGGAAAACCTGTCATCAGAGACAGTGGTTAACCGTGAAGGTGAAGGCGAACAGCAAGAGTCGTTCAACAGCATCTACATGATGGCTGACTCAGGTGCTCGTGGTTCTGCTGCTCAGATTCGTCAGCTTGCCGGTATGCGTGGTCTGATGGCGCGTCCAGATGGTTCTATCATCGAAACCCCGATCACGGCGAACTTTAAAGAAGGCTTGAACGTACTTCAGTACTTTATCTCAACGCACGGTGCTCGTAAGGGTCTAGCGGATACGGCACTGAAAACAGCTAACTCAGGTTATCTGACACGTCGTCTAGTAGATGTCGCGCAAGATGTTGTTGTCCATGAGCACGATTGTGGCACACATGAAGGTATCGACATGATGCCTCATATTGAAGGTGGTGACGTTAAAGTTGCACTTTCTGAGCTAGCTCTTGGTCGTGTAGTTGCTGAAGATGTTCTTAAGCCAGGCACCGAAGATGTTTTGATTCCACGTAATACTCTGATTGATGAGAAGTGGTGTCAGATCATGGAAGACAACTCAGTAGATAAAATCCGAGTTCGTTCAGTGGTAACTTGTGATGCAGACTTCGGTTGTTGTTCACAGTGTTATGGTCGTGATCTTGCACGTGGTCACCTAGTTAACCAAGGTGAAGCAGTGGGTGTTATTGCTGCTCAGTCTATCGGTGAACCAGGTACACAGTTAACCATGCGTACGTTCCACATCGGTGGTGCAGCATCGACGGCAGCAGCAGAAAACAGCATTCAAGTGAAGACCACTGGTACTGTTAAGCTGCATAACGCTAAGTTCGTAACTAACAAGCAAGGTAAGCTTGTGATCACTTCTCGTGCATCAGAGCTAACCATTATTGACGAATTTGGCCGCACCAAAGAGAAGCACAAACTTCCATACGGTTCACTACTTAGCAAAGGCGACAACGAGGGCGTTGAAGCTGGAGAAACAGTAGCGAACTGGGAAGCTCACACTATGCCAATCATCACTGAAGTGGCAGGTCGTATCCAATTTGTTGATATGATTGATGGTGTAACGGTTTCTCGTCAAACTGATGACCTAACAGGCTTGTCTTCTAGCGAAGTGACCGAAGCGGCTGCTAGACCGGCTGCAGGTAAAGACATGCGCCCTGCTATCAAACTTATTGATGCGGCAGGCAAAGATGTAATGATTCCTGGTACGGATATGCCAGCTCATTACTTCTTACCTGGTAAAGCGATTGTTAACATTGAAGACGGTGCTGAAGTTGGTGTCGGTGATACGCTTGCTCGTATACCTCAGAAATCTGGCGGAAACCGAGACATCACTGGTGGTCTACCACGAGTTGCTGACTTGTTTGAAGCTCGTAAGCCGAAAGAACCTGCGATTCTTGCAGAGCACACAGGTACTGTGAGCTTTGGTAAAGAGACCAAAGGTAAGCGTCGTCTAGTGATCACTCGCGAAGGTGGAGACACTTACGAGGAGATGATTCCTAAGCATCGTCAGCTCAACGTTTTCGAAGGTGAGAAAGTTGAACGTGGTGATGTTATCGCAGATGGCCCAGAGTCTCCACATGACATTCTACGTTTACGTGGTATCCATGCGGTTACTCAGTACATCGCGAACGAAGTTCAGGAAGTATACCGCTTACAGGGCGTTAAGATTAACGATAAGCACATTGAGACTATCGTTCGTCAAATGCTTCGCAAGTGTACAATCACATTCGCTGGTGACTCAGAGTTCCTAGCGGGCGAGCAAGTTGAATATGCGAACGTTAAGATTGCTAATCGTCAGCTTGAAGCCGAGGGTAAAGAACCTGCACGCTTTGAACGCGAATTACTTGGTATCACTAAGGCGTCTCTAGCAACTGAATCCTTCATTTCAGCGGCATCGTTCCAGGAGACAACTCGCGTACTAACAGAAGCAGCAGTTTCTGGTAAGCGTGATGAGCTACGTGGTCTGAAAGAAAATGTGATTGTTGGTCGATTGATTCCAGCAGGTACAGGTTTCGCTTACCACCAAGATCGTCAAGCGAAACGTGTTGAAGAGCAAGAAGGCCCATCTGTTGAACAAGCAACAGATAACTTGGCTGCTTTGCTTAACGCAGGTTTCTCAGTTGATGAGTAA
- the hemE gene encoding uroporphyrinogen decarboxylase, protein MTELKNDRYLRALLKQPVDYTPVWMMRQAGRYLPEYKATRAEAGDFMSLCKNAELASEVTLQPLRRYPLDAAILFSDILTIPDAMGLKLRFAAGEGPVFDNPITCKADVEKIGIPDPEGELQYVMNAVRQIRKDLKGEVPLIGFSGSPWTLATYMIEGGSSKAFTKIKRMMYSEPQTLHMLLDKLADSVIEYLNAQIKAGAQSVMVFDTWGGVLTPRDYNLFSLQYMEKIVDGLIRENEGRRVPVTLFTKNGGMWLEKIAATGCDAVGLDWTINIEEAVRRVGDKVALQGNMDPSILYASPERIRQEVADILAGFGDRGTGHVFNLGHGIHLDVPPENAGVFVDAVHDLSKSFHQ, encoded by the coding sequence ATGACTGAACTTAAAAATGATCGTTATCTGCGTGCTCTTTTAAAGCAACCAGTAGACTACACACCAGTATGGATGATGCGTCAGGCAGGACGTTACCTACCAGAATATAAAGCGACTCGAGCTGAGGCTGGTGACTTTATGTCTTTGTGTAAGAATGCTGAGCTGGCCTCAGAAGTCACACTTCAGCCATTACGCCGTTACCCTCTTGATGCTGCAATTTTATTTTCAGATATTCTAACTATTCCAGATGCTATGGGTCTAAAGTTGCGCTTTGCGGCTGGCGAAGGCCCAGTATTTGACAACCCTATTACCTGCAAGGCTGATGTTGAAAAAATTGGCATCCCAGATCCGGAAGGCGAATTGCAATATGTGATGAATGCCGTGCGTCAGATCCGTAAAGATCTAAAAGGAGAAGTACCTTTGATCGGTTTCTCTGGAAGTCCTTGGACGCTGGCAACTTATATGATCGAAGGTGGCAGCTCAAAAGCTTTCACTAAAATCAAGAGGATGATGTATTCAGAGCCACAAACACTGCATATGTTGTTAGATAAACTTGCCGACAGTGTTATTGAATATCTTAACGCTCAGATTAAAGCTGGCGCTCAATCTGTCATGGTGTTTGATACTTGGGGTGGTGTCCTGACTCCAAGAGATTACAATTTATTCTCACTCCAATACATGGAAAAAATTGTTGATGGACTGATTCGAGAAAACGAAGGGCGCCGAGTACCCGTTACCTTGTTTACTAAAAATGGTGGCATGTGGTTAGAAAAAATTGCCGCGACCGGATGTGATGCGGTTGGTTTAGACTGGACAATTAACATCGAAGAAGCTGTGCGCCGCGTTGGAGATAAAGTGGCACTGCAAGGAAATATGGATCCTTCAATCTTGTATGCATCACCAGAGAGGATTCGCCAAGAAGTCGCAGATATTTTAGCAGGCTTTGGGGATAGAGGGACTGGTCATGTATTTAACCTAGGACATGGTATCCACCTTGATGTTCCACCGGAAAACGCTGGGGTATTTGTTGACGCGGTTCACGACCTGTCTAAGTCCTTTCATCAATAA
- the rpoB gene encoding DNA-directed RNA polymerase subunit beta — MVYSYTEKKRIRKDFGTRPQVLDIPYLLSIQLDSFEKFIEQDPEGQYGLEAAFRSVFPIQSYNGNSELQYVSYRLGEPVFDVKECQIRGVTYSKPLRVKLRLVIFDKDAPAGTVKDIKEQEVYMGEIPLMTDNGTFVINGTERVIVSQLHRSPGVFFDSDKGKTHSSGKVLYNARIIPYRGSWLDFEFDPKDNLYVRIDRRRKLPASIILRALGKTTEEILDIFFEKVNFEVKDQTLLMELVPDRLRGETASFDIEANGKVYVETGRRVTARHIRQLEKDGVEHIEVPVEYIVGRVASKDYINEATGEIIISANQEISLEALANLSQAGHKALEVLFTNDLDHGPFMSDTLRIDSTVDRISALVEIYRMMRPGEPPTKEAAEALFDSLFFSEERYDLSTVGRMKFNSSIEREDAQEQGTLDELDIIEVMKKLIAIRNGIGEVDDIDHLGNRRIRSVGEMAENQFRVGLVRVERAVKERLSLGDLDAVMPQDLINAKPISAAVKEFFGSSQLSQFMDQNNPLSEVTHKRRISALGPGGLTRERAGFEVRDVHVTHYGRLCPIETPEGPNIGLINSLSAFARCNEYGFLETPYRRVVDGVVTDEVDYLSAIQEGQYVIAQANTVLTEAGTFAEELITARQKGESGLHPRDHVDYMDVATNQVVSIAASLIPFLEHDDANRALMGANMQRQAVPTLKADKPLVGTGIERNIAVDSGVTAVAKRGGVIQSVDASRIVVKVNEDELIPGEAGIDIYNLTKYTRSNQNTCINQRPTVMPGEPVARGDVLADGPSTDLGELALGQNMRIAFMPWNGYNFEDSILVSERVVQEDRFTTIHIQELSCVARDTKLGAEEITADIPNVGESALSKLDESGIVYIGAEVKGGDILVGKVTPKGETQLTPEEKLLRAIFGEKASDVKDTSLRVPNSVSGTIIDVQVFTRDGVEKDKRALEIEQMQLKEAKKDLTEEFQILEGGLLNRVKAVLVEGGYTDAKLDAIDRKKWLELTLDDDAQQTKLEQLAEQYDELKADFDKKFETKRRKITQGDDLAPGVLKIVKVYLAVKRRIQPGDKMAGRHGNKGVISKINPVEDMPYDEKGQPVDIVLNPLGVPSRMNIGQILEVHLGLAAKGIGDKINQMLKEQQELAKFRDFLQKVYDLGETRQTVDVASLTDDEVRTLVNNLRGGLPIATPVFDGASEQSIKELLKLGELPESGQLTLFDGRTGDAFERPVTVGYMYMLKLNHLVDDKMHARSTGSYSLVTQQPLGGKAQFGGQRFGEMEVWALEAYGAAYTLQEMLTVKSDDVNGRTKMYKNIVDGNHSMEPGMPESFNVLLKEIRSLGINIELEDEE; from the coding sequence ATGGTTTACTCTTATACCGAGAAAAAGCGCATCCGTAAGGACTTTGGTACTCGTCCACAAGTGTTGGACATTCCATACCTGCTATCGATCCAGCTCGATTCGTTCGAGAAATTTATCGAACAGGATCCTGAAGGTCAATACGGTCTTGAAGCTGCTTTCCGTTCTGTATTTCCAATTCAGAGCTATAACGGCAATTCCGAGCTGCAATACGTTAGCTACCGTCTTGGTGAGCCAGTTTTTGATGTTAAAGAATGTCAAATTCGCGGCGTAACTTATTCAAAACCACTACGTGTAAAACTACGCCTAGTCATCTTTGATAAAGACGCGCCAGCAGGTACTGTAAAAGACATTAAAGAACAAGAAGTCTACATGGGCGAAATACCGCTTATGACAGACAATGGTACCTTCGTTATCAATGGTACCGAGAGGGTTATCGTATCCCAGTTGCACAGAAGCCCAGGTGTATTCTTCGACAGCGATAAGGGTAAGACCCACTCTTCAGGTAAAGTTCTCTACAATGCGCGCATCATTCCTTACCGTGGTTCATGGCTTGATTTCGAGTTTGATCCTAAGGATAACTTATATGTACGTATTGACCGTCGTCGTAAACTGCCTGCATCGATCATTCTTCGTGCGCTAGGTAAGACGACAGAAGAAATCCTAGACATCTTCTTTGAGAAGGTGAACTTTGAGGTTAAAGACCAGACTCTTCTTATGGAGCTGGTTCCTGATCGTTTGCGCGGTGAAACGGCATCATTCGATATCGAAGCTAATGGCAAGGTCTACGTAGAAACGGGCCGTCGTGTAACTGCACGCCATATCCGTCAACTTGAAAAAGATGGCGTTGAGCATATCGAAGTGCCCGTTGAGTATATAGTTGGTAGAGTTGCATCAAAAGATTATATCAATGAGGCAACCGGTGAGATTATTATTTCTGCTAACCAAGAGATAAGTCTTGAAGCACTAGCGAACCTATCTCAAGCTGGCCACAAAGCACTAGAAGTTCTATTTACGAACGATCTAGACCACGGCCCATTCATGTCAGATACGCTACGCATCGACAGTACTGTTGATCGTATTTCTGCTTTGGTAGAAATCTACCGCATGATGCGCCCAGGTGAGCCGCCAACAAAAGAAGCCGCTGAAGCCTTATTTGATAGCTTATTCTTCTCTGAAGAGCGTTATGATCTTTCGACTGTTGGTCGTATGAAGTTCAACAGCTCAATTGAGCGCGAAGACGCACAAGAGCAAGGTACGCTTGACGAGCTAGATATCATCGAAGTGATGAAGAAGCTCATTGCTATTCGTAACGGTATTGGAGAAGTCGACGATATTGACCACTTAGGTAACCGTCGTATACGTAGCGTTGGTGAAATGGCTGAAAACCAATTCCGTGTTGGTTTAGTACGTGTTGAACGTGCAGTGAAAGAGCGTCTAAGCTTGGGCGATCTAGATGCTGTAATGCCACAAGATTTGATCAACGCTAAGCCAATTTCTGCGGCAGTGAAAGAGTTCTTTGGCTCTTCTCAGTTGTCTCAGTTTATGGACCAAAACAACCCTCTATCAGAAGTAACGCATAAGCGTCGTATCTCTGCATTGGGTCCAGGCGGTCTAACGCGTGAGCGTGCTGGCTTTGAAGTTCGAGACGTACACGTAACTCACTACGGCCGTCTATGTCCGATCGAAACGCCTGAAGGTCCAAACATCGGTCTTATCAACTCACTATCTGCATTCGCACGTTGTAATGAGTATGGTTTCCTAGAGACACCATATCGCCGTGTTGTAGATGGTGTAGTAACAGACGAAGTTGATTACCTATCTGCTATTCAGGAAGGTCAATACGTTATCGCTCAGGCTAACACAGTACTGACTGAAGCAGGTACATTTGCTGAAGAGTTGATCACAGCTCGTCAGAAAGGTGAATCTGGTCTGCACCCACGTGACCATGTAGATTACATGGACGTTGCGACTAACCAAGTAGTATCTATCGCTGCTTCGCTTATTCCGTTCCTAGAACACGATGATGCGAACCGTGCATTGATGGGTGCGAACATGCAACGTCAGGCTGTTCCGACACTTAAGGCTGATAAGCCTCTTGTTGGTACAGGTATTGAGCGTAATATTGCTGTTGACTCAGGTGTAACAGCGGTTGCCAAGCGTGGTGGTGTTATCCAGTCTGTAGATGCGTCTCGTATCGTTGTGAAAGTGAACGAAGACGAGCTGATCCCAGGTGAAGCGGGTATCGATATCTACAACCTAACTAAATACACTCGTTCAAACCAAAACACGTGTATCAACCAGCGTCCAACTGTGATGCCTGGTGAACCTGTTGCACGTGGCGATGTGCTTGCCGATGGTCCTTCAACAGACTTAGGTGAACTTGCACTTGGTCAGAACATGCGTATCGCATTTATGCCTTGGAATGGTTACAACTTCGAGGACTCTATCCTTGTTTCTGAACGTGTTGTTCAAGAAGACCGTTTCACGACTATTCACATTCAAGAGCTATCTTGTGTTGCACGTGATACTAAGCTTGGTGCTGAAGAAATTACGGCCGATATTCCAAATGTAGGTGAGTCTGCTCTGTCTAAACTGGACGAGTCAGGTATCGTTTACATAGGTGCGGAAGTTAAGGGTGGTGACATCCTTGTTGGTAAAGTCACACCAAAAGGCGAGACTCAGCTGACTCCAGAAGAGAAGCTACTGCGTGCCATTTTTGGTGAAAAAGCATCAGATGTTAAAGATACCTCACTGCGTGTACCAAACTCAGTGTCAGGTACCATCATCGATGTTCAAGTATTCACTCGTGACGGTGTTGAAAAAGACAAACGTGCGCTTGAAATTGAACAGATGCAGCTAAAAGAAGCGAAGAAAGACCTTACTGAAGAATTCCAGATTCTAGAAGGTGGTCTACTCAACCGTGTTAAAGCTGTACTTGTTGAAGGTGGTTATACTGACGCTAAGCTTGACGCTATTGACCGTAAGAAGTGGTTAGAGCTAACGCTAGACGACGATGCTCAGCAGACTAAGCTTGAGCAACTTGCAGAGCAGTACGATGAGCTAAAAGCTGACTTCGATAAGAAGTTTGAAACTAAGCGTCGTAAGATCACTCAAGGTGATGACTTAGCTCCAGGCGTACTGAAGATCGTTAAAGTTTACCTTGCGGTTAAACGTCGTATTCAGCCAGGCGATAAGATGGCCGGTCGTCACGGTAACAAGGGTGTAATCTCTAAGATCAACCCTGTAGAAGACATGCCTTACGATGAGAAAGGTCAGCCGGTTGACATCGTGCTTAACCCGCTGGGTGTACCTTCTCGTATGAACATAGGTCAGATCCTCGAAGTCCACTTAGGTCTCGCGGCTAAAGGTATTGGTGACAAGATCAACCAAATGCTGAAAGAGCAGCAAGAGCTGGCTAAGTTCCGTGACTTCCTACAAAAGGTTTACGACTTAGGCGAAACTCGTCAGACAGTTGATGTTGCATCCTTGACTGACGATGAAGTGCGCACTTTGGTCAACAACTTGCGTGGTGGTCTACCTATCGCAACACCAGTCTTTGATGGCGCCTCTGAGCAGTCAATCAAAGAACTACTTAAGCTGGGTGAACTACCAGAATCTGGTCAGCTTACTCTGTTTGATGGTCGTACTGGTGATGCATTTGAGCGTCCTGTAACCGTTGGTTACATGTATATGCTCAAACTAAACCACCTTGTTGATGACAAGATGCATGCTCGTTCTACTGGTTCATACAGCCTAGTTACTCAGCAACCGCTGGGTGGTAAAGCTCAGTTCGGTGGTCAGCGTTTCGGTGAGATGGAAGTATGGGCACTAGAAGCATACGGTGCTGCTTACACCCTACAAGAAATGCTAACGGTTAAGTCAGATGACGTTAACGGCCGTACCAAGATGTATAAGAACATCGTGGATGGCAACCATAGCATGGAACCTGGCATGCCAGAATCGTTCAACGTACTGTTGAAAGAGATTCGCTCGCTTGGTATCAATATCGAGCTAGAAGACGAAGAGTAA
- the nudC gene encoding NAD(+) diphosphatase, giving the protein MLSKNDRKPIETAYWCLVSGSEVWLINNKLPCGTAIELSIPQGLGHKIGEYKNLPVIWLNADEVEQNLHLTPLRECLSLPESVFLLLSKAVQYGHMTQTLRFCSLCGGRSHLNNSQLTMQCGDCRTLHYPRIFPCIIVAVRKGNQILLAQHSRHRNGMYTVIAGFAEVGETLEQCVAREVKEETGLDVTNIRYFSSQPWAFPSSLMVGFLADYQQGELKPDDSEIDSLGWFSADTLPAIAPHGTIARALIEETIKECVK; this is encoded by the coding sequence ATGTTAAGCAAAAATGATAGAAAGCCAATAGAGACAGCCTACTGGTGTCTTGTGTCGGGAAGTGAAGTATGGTTGATTAACAACAAATTACCTTGTGGCACTGCCATAGAGCTTTCTATACCACAGGGCCTGGGACACAAGATTGGTGAGTATAAAAATCTGCCTGTTATTTGGTTAAATGCAGATGAAGTTGAACAAAATCTGCACCTAACGCCGTTACGTGAGTGTCTAAGCCTACCCGAAAGCGTTTTTTTATTACTCAGTAAAGCGGTTCAGTATGGTCACATGACCCAAACACTGAGATTTTGCTCTCTTTGTGGTGGCAGGAGTCATCTCAACAACAGTCAACTGACAATGCAATGTGGAGACTGTCGGACACTACATTACCCACGTATATTTCCTTGCATCATAGTGGCTGTTCGTAAAGGGAACCAGATCTTATTGGCTCAGCATTCTCGCCACCGAAATGGTATGTATACGGTTATCGCAGGGTTTGCTGAAGTGGGTGAAACTCTTGAGCAATGTGTTGCAAGAGAAGTGAAAGAGGAAACGGGCCTTGATGTTACCAATATTCGCTATTTTTCCAGCCAACCTTGGGCTTTTCCATCCAGTTTAATGGTTGGTTTTCTCGCTGATTACCAACAAGGAGAACTGAAGCCAGATGATTCAGAGATTGATAGTCTTGGTTGGTTTTCAGCCGATACATTACCTGCTATTGCGCCACATGGAACTATTGCAAGAGCGTTAATCGAGGAGACGATTAAGGAATGTGTTAAATAA